One stretch of Niallia sp. XMNu-256 DNA includes these proteins:
- a CDS encoding ribonuclease H-like YkuK family protein — MSTEVNNIGYFHNLKERNMNFEDVFDRIIKFMKLYRNGNFRLMIGTDSQVHDKYTVFITGIVILNEGKGAWACIHKVVIRERMKHLHERISKETSLTEEIVSLFNEERKNILINIVLPYIYKGASFTMEGHLDIGAGNRNKTRIFVEEMISRIESMGVEPKIKPDSFVASSYANRFTK; from the coding sequence ATGAGCACTGAAGTTAATAATATTGGTTACTTTCACAACTTAAAAGAACGCAATATGAACTTTGAAGATGTTTTTGATCGGATTATTAAATTTATGAAGCTGTATCGCAATGGTAATTTCCGCCTAATGATCGGTACAGATTCCCAAGTCCATGATAAATATACTGTTTTCATAACAGGAATAGTTATCTTAAATGAAGGAAAAGGGGCTTGGGCATGTATTCATAAGGTCGTTATTCGAGAACGAATGAAACACTTACATGAAAGAATTTCAAAAGAAACCTCTTTAACCGAAGAAATTGTCTCCCTATTTAATGAAGAAAGAAAAAATATACTGATTAATATTGTTCTTCCTTATATTTATAAAGGGGCTAGCTTTACAATGGAAGGACATTTAGATATTGGTGCTGGAAATCGAAACAAAACAAGAATTTTTGTTGAGGAAATGATTTCAAGGATTGAATCAATGGGAGTTGAACCGAAAATAAAGCCAGACTCATTCGTAGCCTCTAGTTATGCCAATCGATTTACAAAATAA
- the sdaAA gene encoding L-serine ammonia-lyase, iron-sulfur-dependent, subunit alpha: MFRSVAELVSMAEQNNVKIAEIMIRQEIEVTGLTREEVIKKMDVNLTVMENAVERGLKGVKSHTGLTGGDSVLLQNYIKSGKSLSGDLLLDAVSKAMATNEVNAAMGTICATPTAGSAGVVPGTLFAVQSKLNPTRQEMIEFLFTTAAFGFVVANNAFISGAAGGCQAEVGSAAGMAAAGIVELAGGTPQQCSEAFAIALKNMLGLVCDPVAGLVEVPCVKRNAGGASNALTAADMALAGISSRIPCDEVIGAMYAIGQTLPTTLRETGEGGLAATPTGRRLEVEIFGEPKEKLVDYIN; the protein is encoded by the coding sequence ATGTTTCGTAGTGTAGCAGAGCTGGTTTCAATGGCTGAACAAAATAACGTAAAAATTGCTGAAATTATGATCCGTCAGGAGATCGAAGTAACAGGTCTCACACGGGAAGAAGTTATTAAGAAAATGGACGTAAATTTAACCGTTATGGAAAATGCTGTTGAACGAGGGTTGAAAGGGGTTAAATCTCATACTGGTCTAACTGGTGGTGATTCCGTCCTTTTACAAAACTATATAAAAAGTGGGAAATCTCTATCTGGGGATCTATTATTAGACGCTGTAAGTAAGGCAATGGCTACAAATGAAGTAAACGCAGCAATGGGTACCATTTGTGCGACACCTACAGCTGGTTCAGCTGGAGTTGTTCCAGGGACATTGTTCGCTGTACAATCAAAGCTAAATCCAACGAGACAAGAAATGATTGAATTCTTGTTTACAACAGCAGCATTTGGCTTTGTTGTTGCCAATAATGCATTTATTTCAGGTGCAGCAGGTGGCTGTCAGGCAGAGGTCGGCTCAGCAGCAGGGATGGCAGCAGCAGGGATTGTTGAATTGGCAGGAGGAACACCTCAACAATGTTCAGAAGCGTTTGCAATAGCGTTGAAAAATATGCTTGGCTTAGTTTGTGATCCTGTTGCTGGTTTAGTTGAAGTACCTTGTGTAAAACGGAATGCAGGGGGAGCATCTAACGCATTAACTGCGGCAGATATGGCACTTGCTGGTATTTCAAGTCGAATTCCATGTGACGAAGTAATTGGAGCAATGTATGCCATCGGACAAACCCTTCCAACAACATTACGTGAAACAGGAGAAGGCGGCTTAGCAGCAACTCCAACAGGACGTAGACTGGAAGTTGAAATTTTTGGTGAACCGAAAGAAAAGTTAGTCGATTACATCAATTAA
- the sdaAB gene encoding L-serine ammonia-lyase, iron-sulfur-dependent subunit beta — MKYRSAFDIIGPVMIGPSSSHTAGAARIGRVARTLFEKQPKKAIISLYGSFAKTYKGHGTDLALAAGLLDFDTFDERLPEALEIAKQSGMEIIFKEETAIPEHPNTVKINLYDENGSEFELIGISIGGGSIEITELNSFKLKLSGEPAVLVLHNDRFGIISSVTTIFSKHQINIGHMEVSRKDKGETAIMVIEVDEKINETVIEELTALENVTRVIRIVD; from the coding sequence ATGAAATACAGATCAGCTTTTGATATCATCGGACCAGTCATGATAGGGCCTTCTAGTTCCCATACAGCTGGTGCAGCTCGAATTGGCCGAGTGGCCCGAACTTTATTTGAAAAGCAGCCGAAAAAGGCGATTATTTCACTATATGGTTCTTTTGCTAAAACGTATAAGGGACACGGAACGGATCTTGCCCTTGCAGCAGGATTATTAGATTTTGATACTTTTGATGAACGGCTTCCAGAAGCATTAGAAATTGCGAAACAATCTGGAATGGAAATTATTTTTAAAGAAGAAACAGCTATACCCGAACATCCAAATACCGTTAAAATTAATTTGTACGATGAAAATGGCAGTGAGTTTGAATTAATTGGTATTTCTATTGGTGGGGGCTCAATTGAAATAACTGAGCTTAATAGTTTTAAACTAAAATTGTCGGGAGAACCTGCTGTATTGGTTCTTCATAATGATCGTTTTGGAATCATTAGTTCTGTAACAACCATATTCTCAAAACATCAAATAAACATAGGACATATGGAAGTTTCTCGAAAGGATAAAGGGGAAACTGCTATTATGGTTATTGAAGTCGATGAAAAAATAAATGAAACCGTTATCGAAGAGTTAACAGCTCTTGAAAATGTAACAAGGGTTATTCGCATCGTTGACTAA
- a CDS encoding Cof-type HAD-IIB family hydrolase: MVKLIATDLDGTLLNEHSEVSEENANAIKKAMDKGVQFVVATGRSLSAATKPLHKVGITCPIICLNGANIYDIERNLLRSIPMDLDLCREIVKACPTDDIYLEFYTNDGVYSVSREYFIKVLMDIVKSANPDATEEELREAAHNRIQNEDITVIKSNEDIFTFKDLVIYKILVFSLKKEVLSSLYKRFEHETNLAVTSSGDINLEFNHPDAQKGIALQIYSSSLGINMNEVMALGDNFNDKDMLERVGYSVAMGNSPDEIKRLCKFTTKTNVEYGVAYAIEEMLKENFK, translated from the coding sequence ATGGTAAAATTAATTGCTACTGATTTAGATGGAACCTTATTAAATGAACATAGTGAAGTAAGTGAAGAAAATGCGAATGCAATTAAAAAGGCAATGGATAAAGGGGTACAGTTCGTCGTAGCAACAGGGAGGTCTTTGTCAGCAGCGACAAAACCACTCCATAAGGTTGGTATTACCTGTCCAATTATTTGTTTAAACGGGGCAAATATTTATGATATAGAACGGAATCTTTTAAGAAGTATCCCAATGGATTTGGATTTATGTCGTGAAATTGTTAAGGCCTGCCCCACTGACGATATCTATTTAGAGTTTTATACAAACGATGGTGTCTATTCGGTGAGTCGAGAGTATTTTATTAAAGTTTTGATGGATATTGTAAAGTCGGCCAATCCAGATGCCACAGAAGAGGAACTTAGGGAGGCTGCCCATAATCGGATACAAAATGAGGATATTACTGTAATCAAAAGTAATGAGGATATTTTTACTTTCAAAGATCTTGTCATCTACAAAATTCTCGTATTTTCCTTAAAAAAGGAAGTCCTTTCTAGCCTTTATAAACGATTTGAGCATGAAACAAATCTAGCGGTAACGTCTTCAGGTGATATTAATCTAGAATTTAATCACCCTGATGCTCAGAAAGGCATTGCGTTGCAAATTTATTCGAGTTCACTGGGAATAAATATGAATGAAGTGATGGCACTAGGCGATAATTTCAACGATAAAGATATGCTGGAACGAGTCGGATATAGTGTTGCCATGGGCAATTCGCCTGATGAAATAAAGCGTTTATGCAAGTTTACGACAAAAACAAATGTGGAGTATGGGGTTGCGTATGCCATTGAGGAAATGTTAAAAGAGAATTTCAAATGA
- a CDS encoding D-2-hydroxyacid dehydrogenase has protein sequence MSKRKIVITKNLHVDLVRQIEEIVPNWEVIIGKDKEVWGGSHINDAEIIVGYQFSLDTFANLKWVQSSSAGINHFPIKQFIENDILLTSANGVHAYPISETIFAYLLSLTRKLNTYVKNQQAKVWHHGGIKQEIHKKTIGIIGVGAIGKETAKIAKAFGMKVLGVRYSGLPVQHVDEMYTPNQLHLVLPQCDYVVVTLPLTKETYHLFSEEQFKQMKPTAFFINVGRGSLVNEEKLVRALQEGEIAGAGLDVFEQEPLDVKSPLWNMDNVIITPHTAGSTEYYNQRVIEEIFIPNLKGYLAGNKPSINLVDYSKGY, from the coding sequence GTGTCAAAAAGAAAAATAGTAATTACAAAAAACTTACATGTAGATTTAGTTCGCCAAATAGAAGAAATTGTGCCTAATTGGGAAGTAATTATTGGCAAAGACAAAGAAGTATGGGGAGGATCCCATATAAATGATGCCGAGATCATTGTAGGCTATCAATTTTCACTTGATACTTTTGCTAATCTGAAATGGGTTCAATCTTCAAGTGCTGGAATTAATCATTTCCCAATTAAACAATTTATCGAGAACGACATTCTGTTAACGAGTGCTAATGGAGTCCATGCGTATCCCATTTCAGAAACTATCTTTGCGTATTTATTGAGTCTAACGAGAAAATTGAATACATATGTAAAAAATCAACAAGCAAAAGTTTGGCATCATGGAGGAATTAAACAAGAGATTCACAAGAAAACAATTGGCATTATTGGTGTCGGTGCAATTGGAAAAGAAACAGCAAAAATCGCTAAAGCGTTTGGAATGAAAGTTTTGGGGGTTCGATATTCTGGTTTGCCTGTTCAACATGTTGATGAAATGTACACACCTAACCAGTTGCATCTTGTATTACCACAATGTGATTATGTTGTCGTTACCTTACCTTTAACAAAAGAAACATACCATTTATTTAGCGAGGAACAATTTAAACAGATGAAACCAACCGCTTTTTTTATAAATGTAGGTCGAGGATCGCTTGTTAATGAAGAAAAATTAGTTAGAGCCTTACAAGAAGGAGAAATTGCTGGCGCAGGACTTGACGTTTTTGAACAAGAGCCACTTGATGTAAAAAGCCCACTATGGAATATGGATAATGTAATCATCACCCCGCACACCGCAGGTTCTACCGAATATTATAATCAACGGGTTATTGAAGAGATTTTCATCCCTAATTTAAAGGGATATCTAGCAGGAAACAAGCCTTCTATTAATTTGGTTGATTATTCAAAAGGTTATTGA
- a CDS encoding DUF1540 domain-containing protein, whose amino-acid sequence MPNVEVKCSVSNCVFHAKGNVCGADKITIDMDYSSKYDTEFSNELGFERKTEEANESSETCCKTFKQKK is encoded by the coding sequence ATGCCTAACGTTGAAGTAAAATGTTCTGTGTCCAATTGTGTTTTTCATGCTAAAGGTAATGTGTGTGGAGCCGATAAGATTACAATTGATATGGATTATTCATCGAAGTATGACACAGAGTTCTCAAATGAGTTAGGTTTCGAAAGGAAAACAGAAGAAGCGAATGAGTCATCAGAAACTTGTTGTAAAACATTTAAGCAAAAAAAATAA
- a CDS encoding DUF3920 family protein — translation MDLKKALQKHTIYQHYKNWYVLNDDFNWNVKSLYKTIFKHMDFIYDTPVIFCSTLEANKIISALGDEENEYLRYESGVYWRELGIIFIFCFDEHISLIETLFHEFRHVMQDHNPIFRHYFESDKKLPYKERVTEIDAFHFAKEKTIEFLTAI, via the coding sequence ATGGATTTAAAGAAAGCTCTTCAAAAACATACAATTTATCAACATTATAAAAATTGGTACGTTCTAAATGATGATTTTAATTGGAATGTTAAATCACTATATAAGACCATTTTTAAACATATGGATTTTATTTATGATACACCTGTTATTTTTTGTTCAACTCTTGAAGCTAATAAAATTATTAGTGCATTAGGGGATGAAGAAAATGAATATTTACGATATGAATCAGGAGTTTATTGGAGAGAATTAGGCATCATTTTTATTTTCTGTTTTGACGAACATATCTCTCTAATCGAAACCCTTTTCCACGAGTTCCGTCACGTCATGCAAGATCACAACCCAATTTTCCGCCATTATTTCGAATCGGATAAAAAATTACCCTATAAAGAACGGGTCACCGAAATTGATGCCTTTCATTTTGCCAAAGAAAAAACAATTGAATTTTTAACAGCGATATAA
- a CDS encoding GNAT family N-acetyltransferase, which translates to MSRLERLKMRKVGTKHLQQFNQLLRYVFQVTNKDLLMVGWEEREIALAKLPVLEQADVLGWFDGDKLISQVAVYPFKVNIFGRIYDMGGLTGVGTYPEYANMGLMNKLMQQALAEMQKRKQSISYLYPYSFPYYRRRGWEIISDKMTFEVRDYQFPKPKKVSGYVERLDVEHRDIKAVYKTFSSKKHAAMIRNELAWDEYWRWDLDDITAAVYYNPSHEPQGYLLYWISEDILHIKEMVYNNQEARNGLWNFVSAHFSMVTKVVGSTYMDEPLAFWLEDGDIKETISPYYMARIVDAKQFIEQYPFKNIGKEFTLTLQLHDPILDWNQGTFSLQVSPSGQGILHRSNEQPTASLDIQTLTTMLLSYKRPAYLADIGRLTADQETVEILENLIERQTPYFSDYF; encoded by the coding sequence ATGAGTCGTTTAGAGAGACTCAAGATGAGGAAAGTTGGAACAAAACATTTACAGCAATTCAATCAATTATTACGATATGTTTTTCAAGTAACAAATAAAGATTTATTAATGGTTGGCTGGGAAGAGCGCGAAATTGCATTAGCTAAACTACCAGTGTTAGAACAGGCTGATGTCCTCGGTTGGTTTGATGGAGACAAACTTATATCCCAAGTAGCCGTCTATCCTTTTAAAGTCAATATCTTTGGACGCATCTATGATATGGGGGGACTAACTGGAGTTGGAACTTATCCAGAATATGCAAACATGGGACTAATGAATAAACTGATGCAACAGGCCCTAGCTGAGATGCAAAAACGAAAACAATCAATTTCCTATTTATATCCTTATTCTTTTCCCTATTACCGGCGAAGGGGTTGGGAGATCATTTCCGATAAAATGACCTTTGAGGTTCGCGATTATCAATTTCCTAAACCGAAAAAGGTTTCAGGTTATGTTGAACGTTTAGATGTAGAGCATCGCGATATTAAAGCTGTATACAAAACTTTTTCCAGCAAAAAACATGCGGCTATGATTCGAAATGAACTGGCTTGGGATGAATACTGGAGATGGGATTTGGATGATATAACAGCAGCTGTTTACTATAATCCATCACACGAACCTCAAGGTTATCTTTTATACTGGATTTCCGAAGATATTCTTCATATTAAAGAAATGGTTTATAATAATCAAGAAGCACGGAATGGTCTTTGGAATTTTGTTAGTGCTCATTTTTCTATGGTTACAAAAGTAGTGGGCAGTACGTATATGGACGAACCTCTAGCATTTTGGTTAGAAGATGGGGACATTAAAGAAACAATTTCACCTTATTACATGGCACGAATTGTAGATGCAAAACAATTTATTGAACAATATCCTTTTAAAAATATTGGAAAAGAATTCACGCTAACCTTACAGCTTCACGACCCTATTTTAGATTGGAACCAGGGGACTTTTTCACTCCAAGTTTCTCCATCTGGTCAAGGGATTCTTCATCGAAGTAATGAACAACCGACTGCCTCTCTCGATATTCAAACACTGACCACCATGCTATTGAGCTACAAAAGACCTGCTTATTTAGCAGATATCGGTCGCCTTACTGCTGATCAAGAAACTGTAGAGATATTAGAGAATTTAATTGAACGACAAACTCCTTATTTTTCTGATTACTTCTAA
- a CDS encoding 3-hydroxyacyl-CoA dehydrogenase family protein, whose product MQNITVLGAGIMGHGAAQLFAQAGKKVRIQARRESSLENARELITNSLEIMVEKEMITQEKMDQTLANITYTTDLREAIEGTEFILESIPEVLETKLATYEIIESVVSEKTIIASNTSTFPLAELTQKAKHPERFIITHYFNPPQIVPIVEIARFEKTDDSVVQAAYDLLKESGKSPVVLKKEITGFIVNRVQVAFLRECFNLIEQGICTAEDIDIAVKGSMGFKWAFCGPLESQDLAGLHTTKAMVGNIMKDLSNTREVPGFLNEMVEKDELGIRSNQGFYKYDDHGEEAIRTRDDNFLDLLKLMQQKEAKAVLSK is encoded by the coding sequence ATGCAAAACATCACCGTTCTAGGAGCAGGAATCATGGGGCATGGAGCTGCACAATTATTTGCCCAAGCAGGAAAAAAGGTAAGAATTCAGGCTAGACGAGAGTCATCTTTAGAAAATGCCAGAGAACTTATTACAAATAGTTTAGAAATTATGGTTGAAAAGGAAATGATCACTCAAGAGAAGATGGACCAAACGTTAGCTAATATTACGTATACAACAGATTTACGTGAAGCGATCGAGGGCACTGAGTTTATCCTTGAGTCCATTCCAGAAGTACTTGAAACCAAATTAGCTACATATGAAATTATTGAAAGCGTTGTCTCTGAAAAAACGATAATTGCTTCAAATACATCAACTTTTCCATTGGCAGAATTAACCCAAAAAGCAAAGCATCCGGAAAGGTTTATCATTACTCATTATTTCAATCCGCCACAAATTGTACCAATTGTTGAGATTGCTCGCTTTGAGAAAACTGATGACAGTGTAGTCCAGGCAGCTTACGACTTATTAAAAGAATCGGGTAAATCACCTGTGGTTCTTAAAAAGGAAATCACTGGGTTTATTGTAAACCGTGTTCAAGTTGCATTTCTCCGCGAATGTTTCAATTTAATTGAACAGGGAATTTGTACGGCAGAAGATATTGATATTGCTGTCAAAGGCAGTATGGGCTTTAAATGGGCATTTTGTGGTCCGTTAGAAAGCCAAGACTTAGCAGGACTTCATACTACAAAAGCAATGGTCGGTAACATAATGAAGGATCTTTCTAACACAAGAGAAGTACCAGGATTCTTAAATGAAATGGTTGAAAAGGATGAACTGGGTATTCGATCGAATCAAGGATTCTATAAATATGATGATCACGGTGAAGAAGCTATCCGAACAAGGGATGATAATTTCTTAGATCTTCTAAAGTTAATGCAACAAAAAGAAGCAAAAGCTGTTTTATCTAAATAA